The window TCTCTGAGGCTCTCTGGCATCACCAAGGCCTTATTAAAGACTTCCCATTACCTCTCTTTGTCCGAAAGGCAATGCAGATAAAACGCATGCCTCGCATGCTCCGTGTACTCGTCGCGCACTACGTTCTCTGGCAGCTCGATAGGAAATATAGGCCATCCGTGCATCGCATGTACGAGCTATTGAATAGCGAAAAAGTCAAAGAGATCATCACCGCAATCGAGTGTAAAACCGCAGAACGCTTTCAAGTATCCATTCCTATCAACACATATATTGTAGTAACTCCACACGAATGGGCGCTCTCTTCTGACAATGCCATTTCTCTGGGCATCCGCCCCCCAGAGCTTCTTGAGCACTTTTCAACCAATCTTTTACGCCACGAGTTTTTGCATATTGCCTTCGCCTACTGTATGCGCACGTGGAAAAGCGAAGGGTTCACACTCCGCCATCCTCAAGAGGCCACCGAGGTTGCTATCGCGCTTTTAACTCAAGAATACGAAACGGGTATACCAGAGCTTCACCATTATTCACGGACGTTACGTACATTCGCGACAGATAACCACGAGGAGCTCCGACGCCTACGCAACGAGAAACTCAGCCCACGCCAGTTGCTTGCTCACGTTGACGAGCTTTTTGCACGCTCTACACAATAAAAAATCCCAGAGTGAAAGAGAGATGCGCTATTGTTCGTCAGGGATAAATTCCATGGAAAGGGAGTTCACGCAGTGGCGGATGTTCTTTGGGGTGAGCTGTTCGCCTTCAAACACGTGTCCTAAGTGCCCGCCGCAACGCGTGCAGGTGATTTCTGTGCGCACACCATCAGCATCACGCGTGCGCGTCACCGCTCCCGCGATTGCATCATCAAAACTAGGCCAGCCGCACCCGGAATCAAACTTTGCTTCGGAATGGTACAGCGGCGCTCCACATTGCCGGCAAACATAGGTCCCCCGTGCCGTAGTGTGCACGTAGGCACCAGAAAACGGCGCCTCGGTTCCCTTTTCGAGAATGACGTGCTTCTCCTCTTCAGTAAGTGGTTTTCGTGCTACATCCATGTTCGTTTTAATGCCGCGATGATCCACAGCGCAGTTACCGATGTCAGCGCCGTTACCACAACACCCCAGAGGATATCAACCACGGTGATCACGAGTGGCCATTTGGCAATGGTTGCATGATTAGTGAGATCGTAGGCTCCGTAGGCAGCAAGCCCCAAGAGGGCACCCCGCCACAACACTTCACCCCACGAACCACTCGCCACAGCAGGCGCTACCACAAGGCCGTAGACAGCAAGGGCATAGAGCGGGTAGAAAAGCACAACGGGAGCGAGGTTGATTGTTTTCTGGAACAAGAAGCCCATGCGCTCTGCATAGAATCCTTTTGCAATCACCATCAACCAGAGCGCATCGAACACTGCGAGTGGCACGAGCGTAGCAAGATAGGCAAGGAATGAGTTCATGCGCACAGTATACTACATGCCGTGCCTCGCACAGAAGCACGGGCAAAAATTCCTTCCCCCCACACCCCCCCCTTCCGCCGTGTTCTTGCGGGGACGGACGGAAATTTTGGCGGCGGCATTATGAATTGCTAAAGCCCGTCGCTATCTTATCAAATATTACTTCAAAATTTTTGATAGTATCCTGCGACAAAGTAATTTTGGATTTATCAGTTTTGACTTTCTCAAAAAACTTTTTGGAAAGGAGTACCTTATCTATTTTTTGATCTTTCAAAAATTTTGAATTAGCGACGGCTTTATCCTTACTCTTTCCATCATCAAGAACAAAATTGTTGAAATCGTCATGGGTGAACAAATCCTCTATCGAATTTCCATCTTGGTCAGAAACTGGAATTATTTTATTCTCTGGAACCGCTAATTTTTCCGCAAGCTCTTTCGCGATTCTCTTACCTTCGGCATCATTATCTAAAACCGCTAAAAACTCCAAATCCCAACCCAAAAGCAAAGATGCTATCTGTGGCGCCTTCGGCGCACCAACACACGGGATAAGATTTGCATTAGTTGTTTTTCCCTTCGTCATAAATTCTTTGAGGGCTTGCAGAAAATAGTAATCCGAAATTCCCTCAAGTAAAACATTGTGCTTTCCGGCGATTGAAAAATCTTGCGTCAAATCAAGGCCGATTGCTGTAATAATCGGAGTCAGTGTTTCGTTATCAGCGTTTTTATGGATTTTATTCTCAACTTTTGTTCCGTTGGCATCGTCCTTAATAACGAGACGTACTCTATCTAAACGTTGAGCGTCAATGAGATACGGGGAATGTGTGCTAAAAATAACTTGCGACTCCTTTGCAATTTCTTCAAAAACTTTCAAAACATCTTTTTGCGCTTTCGCGTGGAGATAAAGTCCGGGCTCGTCAATTAAGATTATATTCGTTTCGTCTTTTTCCGCATTGAGTCGCAGGTAGAATGATAAAAACCATTGAAAGCCCTTACTTCTCTGCTCTGGTTTGAAAAGCATCGTTTTTCCGGCCTCTCTAACTCCAAGACGCAACTTGTCTCCGTCGGCCTCTGCGACTAAATCAAGTTGATTTTGGCCCCAATATCCCATAAAGTCGCCGGTGATACTGGCAGAATGTTTACTTAATAGATTTCGCCGTAATTGAGTATTAGTGGTTTTTACTACGTCGTCTAAGCTTAAACCGGCGACTTTCGCAAAATCACTCACGGGTTTATTGTTTTTTGCTTCAGCAAGCGGAAGTTCAAAAGGCAAAATATCGAGAAAGTCACTGAAGAATATAAAATTTGGAATATATGCTTGGATTTCTTCAAGAAAAACATCTGAAGCGGTCGGGCTTTGTAATGTGCCATTTTCGGCAGTAATTGTCGCAATAATTGAATCAGCCTGACTTTTCTTTTCGGTTTCAGTAATTGCGGCTGCCTTTGCTGTTGCTTGAGCGACAAATTGCGTCAACGCATTTTTTATTTCTTCAATAGAACCGGATATTTTAGGATCGACAAGATCGGTCAATCCGTCTATCTTTTTTAATTTGTCTAACGAAGTTTTTATCTTTGTAATAATTTGAGCATTCTTGTCGCTTACCGATTTATCAAGCAATTTTTCGAGTGCTTCATCGGATAAATCATAACTTCCGTCAAAATACTTAAAAATCGCTACACCATTTTTTGCGATGTGCTCGCGTGTGGCTTTATCAATAGTTATACTTTTTTCTTGTGCAATAGCATCAAGGGTTGCCTTATCGGCATCAAAGACCAATTCAATCATTGGTTCCCCACTTTGATCAAGTGGTAACGCCTCATCGGATATTTTCTCAATGTTGGTATCAAAATCTCGCAACGCTTCCAAAATTCCGCTTTTCCCGGACTCATTCTTCCCAGCAAGTGTTGTTACGTCAGAAGCAAGCCAGCAATAGCCGGAATCTTTAATTGATTTGTATTCTGTTACGCGGAATTTTATAAGTTTCATAATTTAACTCGCAATTTCAAAAATCTTTTTCACTAACCCCGTTCGCGCGTAAAACGCGCGAGTAATGGGACGGCGTTCTCCTGTCCGCGGGTTCACGCCACCGATTCCTTTTGTTCGCGCCTGTATCCACTTTCCGTCTTTACCAGTAAGCGCGGTAAACCCGTGTTTGATAAGTTTTGCGCGGATAAAATCATAATCGGCCTTTATTTCCTGTATCAATTCGTCATCCTCGGCAAAATCCAAACTCGCTACCCGCAAAAGTTTTGATCCTTTGGCGTTTAAGCCGTCCCATTGCACCGCGCAAAACACAATGGTTTTGAGTTTTGCCCAAACATGGCTTTCAAAAAACGAATGGGCTTTCAATTCTTCAGAATTTATCATTGTAATCGCCATTGTTTCTTTGGGCACGAGAATTTCTTTCATCTCGTGAAAAGCAACAGATTTTAATTCGTAAGTAAGCCCATTTGGTGCTTTTGATACGTTTGTTTGAAGTCCTGCCAACCGCTCCAAAACAAGGCCTTTCCAGCCCTTGTTTTGCTTGCCATTCAGATAAGGATTGATTCCAAATTGAGGCGCAAGCTCGGCAAGGTCTTTACCGATATACTTTTTCAGATTTTTTATGGCGGTTGCGCGGGTTACGATTTTCATACTTTTGATTTCTTATTTTTCATATTTCGATCCAAATCCTCAAATCGCTTTATTGATACATCCAAAAACTTTTTG of the Candidatus Paceibacterota bacterium genome contains:
- a CDS encoding MutH/Sau3AI family endonuclease — encoded protein: MKIVTRATAIKNLKKYIGKDLAELAPQFGINPYLNGKQNKGWKGLVLERLAGLQTNVSKAPNGLTYELKSVAFHEMKEILVPKETMAITMINSEELKAHSFFESHVWAKLKTIVFCAVQWDGLNAKGSKLLRVASLDFAEDDELIQEIKADYDFIRAKLIKHGFTALTGKDGKWIQARTKGIGGVNPRTGERRPITRAFYARTGLVKKIFEIAS
- a CDS encoding AAA family ATPase → MKLIKFRVTEYKSIKDSGYCWLASDVTTLAGKNESGKSGILEALRDFDTNIEKISDEALPLDQSGEPMIELVFDADKATLDAIAQEKSITIDKATREHIAKNGVAIFKYFDGSYDLSDEALEKLLDKSVSDKNAQIITKIKTSLDKLKKIDGLTDLVDPKISGSIEEIKNALTQFVAQATAKAAAITETEKKSQADSIIATITAENGTLQSPTASDVFLEEIQAYIPNFIFFSDFLDILPFELPLAEAKNNKPVSDFAKVAGLSLDDVVKTTNTQLRRNLLSKHSASITGDFMGYWGQNQLDLVAEADGDKLRLGVREAGKTMLFKPEQRSKGFQWFLSFYLRLNAEKDETNIILIDEPGLYLHAKAQKDVLKVFEEIAKESQVIFSTHSPYLIDAQRLDRVRLVIKDDANGTKVENKIHKNADNETLTPIITAIGLDLTQDFSIAGKHNVLLEGISDYYFLQALKEFMTKGKTTNANLIPCVGAPKAPQIASLLLGWDLEFLAVLDNDAEGKRIAKELAEKLAVPENKIIPVSDQDGNSIEDLFTHDDFNNFVLDDGKSKDKAVANSKFLKDQKIDKVLLSKKFFEKVKTDKSKITLSQDTIKNFEVIFDKIATGFSNS
- a CDS encoding DUF2177 family protein, coding for MNSFLAYLATLVPLAVFDALWLMVIAKGFYAERMGFLFQKTINLAPVVLFYPLYALAVYGLVVAPAVASGSWGEVLWRGALLGLAAYGAYDLTNHATIAKWPLVITVVDILWGVVVTALTSVTALWIIAALKRTWM